From Carassius auratus strain Wakin unplaced genomic scaffold, ASM336829v1 scaf_tig00041663, whole genome shotgun sequence, a single genomic window includes:
- the LOC113085478 gene encoding fibroin heavy chain-like isoform X3, producing MTARVCFTLIAVLSCLFGYLSITHAIHKRTTVKPGQCPLPEMIPLRAESCFHDSQCPVTQKCCPTTIGFACSEPRGKIQGKGQGQGSGQGHSLSQGQGSGQGQGSIQGKGQGQGRGQGHIQGSGKGSGQGQGQGSGQGSSHGQGQGSGQGSGQGSGQGHGQGSGRGKGSGQGHSQGQGSGQGKGQGSGQGHGQVQGSGQGHSQGHSQGSGQGHSQGSGQGHGQGQGSGQGKVQGSGHGQGAGQGRGQGHGQGSGQGHSQGNGQDKGSSQGKGQGNGQDKGSSQGKGQGSGQGQGSGQGKGQGSGQGHIQGQGSGHGQVQGSSQGQVQGSGQGHGQVQGSGQGHGQGSGQGHSQGNGQSHGQGQGSGQGKVQGSGHGQGAGQGRGQGHGQGSGQGHSQGNGQDKGSSQGKGQGSGQGQGSGQGKGQGSGQGKGQGSGQGHGQVQGSGQGHGQVQGSGQGHRQGNGQGHGQGQGSGQGKVQGSGHGQGAGQGRGQGHSQGNGQDKGSSQGKGQGNGQGKGQGSGQGHGKASGQGHGQGHGSGQCQCQGSGQCQSCDCGGGCGCGHGGGCNC from the exons ATGACTGCTCGAGTGTGTTTCACGTTGATTGCTGTTTTATCGTGTCTGTTTGGCTACTTGAGCATAACTCACGCTATTCATAAACGAACCACAG TGAAGCCGGGCCAATGTCCCCTACCGGAGATGATTCCACTGCGTGCTGAAAGCTGTTTCCATGATAGCCAGTGTCCTGTCACCCAGAAGTGTTGCCCAACCACTATAggctttgcatgcagtgaaccaCGCGGCAAGATCCAGGGcaaaggccagggtcagggaagcggccagggccacaGCCTaagccagggccagggaagcggccagggccagggaagcatcCAGGGcaagggccagggtcagggaaggGGCCAGGGCCACATCCAGGGAAGCGGCAAGGGAAGCGgtcaaggccagggccagggaagcggccagggaagcaGCCACGGCCAGGGCCAaggaagcggccagggaagcggccagggaagcggtcaaggccatggccagggaagcggccggggcaagggaagcggccagggccacagccaaggccagggaagcggccagggcaaGGGCCAAGGAAGCGGTCAGGGCCACGGCCAGGTCCAGGGAAGCGGTCAAGGCCACAGTCAGGGCCACagtcagggaagcggtcag GGCCACagtcagggaagcggtcagggccacggccagggtcagggaagcggtcaaGGCAAGGTCCAGGGAAGCGGTCATGGCCAGGGAGCTGGCCAGGGCCGCGGTCAGGGCcacggccagggaagcggtcagggccacAGTCAGGGAAATGGCCAGGACAAGGGAAGCAGTCAAGGCAAGGGTCAGGGAAATGGCCAGGACAAGGGAAGCAGTCAAGGCaagggtcagggaagtggccagggccaAGGAAGTGGTCAAGGcaagggccagggaagcggccagggccacatccaaggccagggaagcggccatggCCAGGTCCAGGGAAGCAGTCAGGGCCAGgtccagggaagcggtcagggccacGGCCAGgtccagggaagcggtcagggccacggccagggaagcggtcagggccacAGTCAGGGAAACGGTCAGAGCcacggccagggtcagggaagtggtcaAGGCAAGGTCCAGGGAAGCGGTCATGGCCAGGGAGCTGGCCAGGGCCGCGGTCAGGGCcatggccagggaagcggtcagggccacAGTCAGGGAAATGGCCAGGACAAGGGAAGCAGTCAAGGCaagggtcagggaagtggccagggccaAGGAAGTGGTCAAGGcaagggccagggaagcggccagggcaaGGGCCAAGGAAGCGGTCAGGGCCACGGCCAGgtccagggaagcggtcagggccacGGCCAGgtccagggaagcggtcagggccacAGACAGGGAAACGGTCAGGGCcacggccagggtcagggaagtggtcaAGGCAAGGTCCAGGGAAGCGGTCATGGCCAGGGAGCTGGCCAGGGCCGCGGTCAGGGCCACAGTCAGGGAAATGGCCAGGACAAGGGAAGCAGTCAAGGCAAGGGCCAGGGAAACGGTCAGGGcaagggccagggaagcggccagggccatgGCAAGGCAAGTGGCCAGGGCCATGGTCAGGGCCATGGAAGCGGTCAGTGCCAGTGCCAGGGCAGTGGCCAGTGCCAGAGTTGTGACTGTGGAGGTGGTTGCGGATGTGGTCATGGTGGGGGATGTAATTGTTGA
- the LOC113085478 gene encoding fibroin heavy chain-like isoform X2 — MTARVCFTLIAVLSCLFGYLSITHAIHKRTTVKPGQCPLPEMIPLRAESCFHDSQCPVTQKCCPTTIGFACSEPRGKIQGKGQGQGSGQGHSLSQGQGSGQGQGSIQGKGQGQGRGQGHIQGSGKGSGQGQGQGSGQGSSHGQGQGSGQGSGQGSGQGHGQGSGRGKGSGQGHSQGQGSGQGKGQGSGQGHGQVQGSGQGHSQGHSQGSGQGYGQGQGSGQGHSQGHSQGSGQGHSQGSGQGHSQGSGQGHGQGQGSGQGKVQGSGHGQGAGQGRGQGHGQGSGQGHSQGNGQDKGSSQGKGQGNGQDKGSSQGKGQGSGQGQGSGQGKGQGSGQGHIQGQGSGHGQVQGSSQGQVQGSGQGHGQVQGSGQGHGQGSGQGHSQGNGQSHGQGQGSGQGKVQGSGHGQGAGQGRGQGHGQGSGQGHSQGNGQDKGSSQGKGQGSGQGQGSGQGKGQGSGQGKGQGSGQGHGQVQGSGQGHGQVQGSGQGHRQGNGQGHGQGQGSGQGKVQGSGHGQGAGQGRGQGHSQGNGQDKGSSQGKGQGNGQGKGQGSGQGHGKASGQGHGQGHGSGQCQCQGSGQCQSCDCGGGCGCGHGGGCNC; from the exons ATGACTGCTCGAGTGTGTTTCACGTTGATTGCTGTTTTATCGTGTCTGTTTGGCTACTTGAGCATAACTCACGCTATTCATAAACGAACCACAG TGAAGCCGGGCCAATGTCCCCTACCGGAGATGATTCCACTGCGTGCTGAAAGCTGTTTCCATGATAGCCAGTGTCCTGTCACCCAGAAGTGTTGCCCAACCACTATAggctttgcatgcagtgaaccaCGCGGCAAGATCCAGGGcaaaggccagggtcagggaagcggccagggccacaGCCTaagccagggccagggaagcggccagggccagggaagcatcCAGGGcaagggccagggtcagggaaggGGCCAGGGCCACATCCAGGGAAGCGGCAAGGGAAGCGgtcaaggccagggccagggaagcggccagggaagcaGCCACGGCCAGGGCCAaggaagcggccagggaagcggccagggaagcggtcaaggccatggccagggaagcggccggggcaagggaagcggccagggccacagccaaggccagggaagcggccagggcaaGGGCCAAGGAAGCGGTCAGGGCCACGGCCAGGTCCAGGGAAGCGGTCAAGGCCACAGTCAGGGCCACagtcagggaagcggtcagggctacggccagggtcagggaagcggtcaaGGCCACAGTCAGGGCCACagtcagggaagcggtcagggccacagtcagggaagcggtcag GGCCACagtcagggaagcggtcagggccacggccagggtcagggaagcggtcaaGGCAAGGTCCAGGGAAGCGGTCATGGCCAGGGAGCTGGCCAGGGCCGCGGTCAGGGCcacggccagggaagcggtcagggccacAGTCAGGGAAATGGCCAGGACAAGGGAAGCAGTCAAGGCAAGGGTCAGGGAAATGGCCAGGACAAGGGAAGCAGTCAAGGCaagggtcagggaagtggccagggccaAGGAAGTGGTCAAGGcaagggccagggaagcggccagggccacatccaaggccagggaagcggccatggCCAGGTCCAGGGAAGCAGTCAGGGCCAGgtccagggaagcggtcagggccacGGCCAGgtccagggaagcggtcagggccacggccagggaagcggtcagggccacAGTCAGGGAAACGGTCAGAGCcacggccagggtcagggaagtggtcaAGGCAAGGTCCAGGGAAGCGGTCATGGCCAGGGAGCTGGCCAGGGCCGCGGTCAGGGCcatggccagggaagcggtcagggccacAGTCAGGGAAATGGCCAGGACAAGGGAAGCAGTCAAGGCaagggtcagggaagtggccagggccaAGGAAGTGGTCAAGGcaagggccagggaagcggccagggcaaGGGCCAAGGAAGCGGTCAGGGCCACGGCCAGgtccagggaagcggtcagggccacGGCCAGgtccagggaagcggtcagggccacAGACAGGGAAACGGTCAGGGCcacggccagggtcagggaagtggtcaAGGCAAGGTCCAGGGAAGCGGTCATGGCCAGGGAGCTGGCCAGGGCCGCGGTCAGGGCCACAGTCAGGGAAATGGCCAGGACAAGGGAAGCAGTCAAGGCAAGGGCCAGGGAAACGGTCAGGGcaagggccagggaagcggccagggccatgGCAAGGCAAGTGGCCAGGGCCATGGTCAGGGCCATGGAAGCGGTCAGTGCCAGTGCCAGGGCAGTGGCCAGTGCCAGAGTTGTGACTGTGGAGGTGGTTGCGGATGTGGTCATGGTGGGGGATGTAATTGTTGA
- the LOC113085478 gene encoding fibroin heavy chain-like isoform X4: MTARVCFTLIAVLSCLFGYLSITHAIHKRTTVKPGQCPLPEMIPLRAESCFHDSQCPVTQKCCPTTIGFACSEPRGKIQGKGQGQGSGQGHSLSQGQGSGQGQGSIQGKGQGQGRGQGHIQGSGKGSGQGQGQGSGQGSSHGQGQGSGQGSGQGSGQGHGQGSGRGKGSGQGHSQGQGSGQGKGQGSGQGHGQVQGSGQGHSQGHSQGSGQGYGQGQGSGQGHSQGHSQGSGQGHSQGSGQGHGQGQGSGQGKVQGSGHGHSQGHSQGSGQGHGQGQGSGQGKVQGSGHGQGAGQGRGQGHGQGSGQGHSQGNGQDKGSSQGKGQGNGQDKGSSQGKGQGSGQGQGSGQGKGQGSGQGKVQGSGHGQGAGQGRGQGHGQGSGQGHSQGNGQDKGSSQGKGQGSGQGQGSGQGKGQGSGQGKGQGSGQGHGQVQGSGQGHGQVQGSGQGHRQGNGQGHGQGQGSGQGKVQGSGHGQGAGQGRGQGHSQGNGQDKGSSQGKGQGNGQGKGQGSGQGHGKASGQGHGQGHGSGQCQCQGSGQCQSCDCGGGCGCGHGGGCNC; encoded by the exons ATGACTGCTCGAGTGTGTTTCACGTTGATTGCTGTTTTATCGTGTCTGTTTGGCTACTTGAGCATAACTCACGCTATTCATAAACGAACCACAG TGAAGCCGGGCCAATGTCCCCTACCGGAGATGATTCCACTGCGTGCTGAAAGCTGTTTCCATGATAGCCAGTGTCCTGTCACCCAGAAGTGTTGCCCAACCACTATAggctttgcatgcagtgaaccaCGCGGCAAGATCCAGGGcaaaggccagggtcagggaagcggccagggccacaGCCTaagccagggccagggaagcggccagggccagggaagcatcCAGGGcaagggccagggtcagggaaggGGCCAGGGCCACATCCAGGGAAGCGGCAAGGGAAGCGgtcaaggccagggccagggaagcggccagggaagcaGCCACGGCCAGGGCCAaggaagcggccagggaagcggccagggaagcggtcaaggccatggccagggaagcggccggggcaagggaagcggccagggccacagccaaggccagggaagcggccagggcaaGGGCCAAGGAAGCGGTCAGGGCCACGGCCAGGTCCAGGGAAGCGGTCAAGGCCACAGTCAGGGCCACagtcagggaagcggtcagggctacggccagggtcagggaagcggtcaaGGCCACAGTCAGGGCCACagtcagggaagcggtcagggccacagtcagggaagcggtcagggccacggccagggtcagggaagcggtcaaGGCAAGGTCCAGGGAAGCGGTCATGGCCACAGTCAGGGCCACagtcagggaagcggtcagggccacggccagggtcagggaagcggtcaaGGCAAGGTCCAGGGAAGCGGTCATGGCCAGGGAGCTGGCCAGGGCCGCGGTCAGGGCcacggccagggaagcggtcagggccacAGTCAGGGAAATGGCCAGGACAAGGGAAGCAGTCAAGGCAAGGGTCAGGGAAATGGCCAGGACAAGGGAAGCAGTCAAGGCaagggtcagggaagtggccagggccaAGGAAGTGGTCAAGGcaagggccagggaagcggccagg GCAAGGTCCAGGGAAGCGGTCATGGCCAGGGAGCTGGCCAGGGCCGCGGTCAGGGCcatggccagggaagcggtcagggccacAGTCAGGGAAATGGCCAGGACAAGGGAAGCAGTCAAGGCaagggtcagggaagtggccagggccaAGGAAGTGGTCAAGGcaagggccagggaagcggccagggcaaGGGCCAAGGAAGCGGTCAGGGCCACGGCCAGgtccagggaagcggtcagggccacGGCCAGgtccagggaagcggtcagggccacAGACAGGGAAACGGTCAGGGCcacggccagggtcagggaagtggtcaAGGCAAGGTCCAGGGAAGCGGTCATGGCCAGGGAGCTGGCCAGGGCCGCGGTCAGGGCCACAGTCAGGGAAATGGCCAGGACAAGGGAAGCAGTCAAGGCAAGGGCCAGGGAAACGGTCAGGGcaagggccagggaagcggccagggccatgGCAAGGCAAGTGGCCAGGGCCATGGTCAGGGCCATGGAAGCGGTCAGTGCCAGTGCCAGGGCAGTGGCCAGTGCCAGAGTTGTGACTGTGGAGGTGGTTGCGGATGTGGTCATGGTGGGGGATGTAATTGTTGA
- the LOC113085478 gene encoding fibroin heavy chain-like isoform X1, translating to MTARVCFTLIAVLSCLFGYLSITHAIHKRTTVKPGQCPLPEMIPLRAESCFHDSQCPVTQKCCPTTIGFACSEPRGKIQGKGQGQGSGQGHSLSQGQGSGQGQGSIQGKGQGQGRGQGHIQGSGKGSGQGQGQGSGQGSSHGQGQGSGQGSGQGSGQGHGQGSGRGKGSGQGHSQGQGSGQGKGQGSGQGHGQVQGSGQGHSQGHSQGSGQGYGQGQGSGQGHSQGHSQGSGQGHSQGSGQGHGQGQGSGQGKVQGSGHGHSQGHSQGSGQGHGQGQGSGQGKVQGSGHGQGAGQGRGQGHGQGSGQGHSQGNGQDKGSSQGKGQGNGQDKGSSQGKGQGSGQGQGSGQGKGQGSGQGHIQGQGSGHGQVQGSSQGQVQGSGQGHGQVQGSGQGHGQGSGQGHSQGNGQSHGQGQGSGQGKVQGSGHGQGAGQGRGQGHGQGSGQGHSQGNGQDKGSSQGKGQGSGQGQGSGQGKGQGSGQGKGQGSGQGHGQVQGSGQGHGQVQGSGQGHRQGNGQGHGQGQGSGQGKVQGSGHGQGAGQGRGQGHSQGNGQDKGSSQGKGQGNGQGKGQGSGQGHGKASGQGHGQGHGSGQCQCQGSGQCQSCDCGGGCGCGHGGGCNC from the exons ATGACTGCTCGAGTGTGTTTCACGTTGATTGCTGTTTTATCGTGTCTGTTTGGCTACTTGAGCATAACTCACGCTATTCATAAACGAACCACAG TGAAGCCGGGCCAATGTCCCCTACCGGAGATGATTCCACTGCGTGCTGAAAGCTGTTTCCATGATAGCCAGTGTCCTGTCACCCAGAAGTGTTGCCCAACCACTATAggctttgcatgcagtgaaccaCGCGGCAAGATCCAGGGcaaaggccagggtcagggaagcggccagggccacaGCCTaagccagggccagggaagcggccagggccagggaagcatcCAGGGcaagggccagggtcagggaaggGGCCAGGGCCACATCCAGGGAAGCGGCAAGGGAAGCGgtcaaggccagggccagggaagcggccagggaagcaGCCACGGCCAGGGCCAaggaagcggccagggaagcggccagggaagcggtcaaggccatggccagggaagcggccggggcaagggaagcggccagggccacagccaaggccagggaagcggccagggcaaGGGCCAAGGAAGCGGTCAGGGCCACGGCCAGGTCCAGGGAAGCGGTCAAGGCCACAGTCAGGGCCACagtcagggaagcggtcagggctacggccagggtcagggaagcggtcaaGGCCACAGTCAGGGCCACagtcagggaagcggtcagggccacagtcagggaagcggtcagggccacggccagggtcagggaagcggtcaaGGCAAGGTCCAGGGAAGCGGTCATGGCCACAGTCAGGGCCACagtcagggaagcggtcagggccacggccagggtcagggaagcggtcaaGGCAAGGTCCAGGGAAGCGGTCATGGCCAGGGAGCTGGCCAGGGCCGCGGTCAGGGCcacggccagggaagcggtcagggccacAGTCAGGGAAATGGCCAGGACAAGGGAAGCAGTCAAGGCAAGGGTCAGGGAAATGGCCAGGACAAGGGAAGCAGTCAAGGCaagggtcagggaagtggccagggccaAGGAAGTGGTCAAGGcaagggccagggaagcggccagggccacatccaaggccagggaagcggccatggCCAGGTCCAGGGAAGCAGTCAGGGCCAGgtccagggaagcggtcagggccacGGCCAGgtccagggaagcggtcagggccacggccagggaagcggtcagggccacAGTCAGGGAAACGGTCAGAGCcacggccagggtcagggaagtggtcaAGGCAAGGTCCAGGGAAGCGGTCATGGCCAGGGAGCTGGCCAGGGCCGCGGTCAGGGCcatggccagggaagcggtcagggccacAGTCAGGGAAATGGCCAGGACAAGGGAAGCAGTCAAGGCaagggtcagggaagtggccagggccaAGGAAGTGGTCAAGGcaagggccagggaagcggccagggcaaGGGCCAAGGAAGCGGTCAGGGCCACGGCCAGgtccagggaagcggtcagggccacGGCCAGgtccagggaagcggtcagggccacAGACAGGGAAACGGTCAGGGCcacggccagggtcagggaagtggtcaAGGCAAGGTCCAGGGAAGCGGTCATGGCCAGGGAGCTGGCCAGGGCCGCGGTCAGGGCCACAGTCAGGGAAATGGCCAGGACAAGGGAAGCAGTCAAGGCAAGGGCCAGGGAAACGGTCAGGGcaagggccagggaagcggccagggccatgGCAAGGCAAGTGGCCAGGGCCATGGTCAGGGCCATGGAAGCGGTCAGTGCCAGTGCCAGGGCAGTGGCCAGTGCCAGAGTTGTGACTGTGGAGGTGGTTGCGGATGTGGTCATGGTGGGGGATGTAATTGTTGA